ATATCGTCCGGACTTTTTCATGCTAGGCCGCCAAGGCCTCATTTAACTCTTCAATAATTACATCCGAATCCTCGCCAAAGAATTGATGCTCCCGGCTCAAACCACCTTCCGGGGTGGAAGGTGCATAATCAAAATCGGTCGATCCCATCATCCCTGTCAACCGTGACACGAATACGTTCTGGATGTCGTCCGTCTCAATATCGATTGAATTGACCCGGTAGCCGACGGAGATTATGGCATCCAGATTATAATGGGTTAACGTTCGCCGAACCTGCCTTTTTCCCTCTTTTTGAACTGCCGAGAAATCCTCGGTAGTTGCTTTTTTCTCAAGTTCCTCATCCGCAAAAATATTTTTCAGATGGAGGCTGATATTGTCCGAGGAGGTGTCAAAGAGTTCTGCCATCTGCCTCTGGGTAAGCCAGACGGTGTCGCGGTCGAGCCGCACCTCAACGGTTCTCTCTTCTGCCTCATAGATAATTATTTCAACATGCTCATTTTGCATATCAAGCCGCCAAAGCCTCATTCAATTCTTCAATTATCACATTCAACTCCTCGCCAAAAAGTTGGTGTACCTTTCCCAGCCCGCCTTGCTGGGCAAATGGCGCATAGTCGAAATCGTCGGTTTCAATGCCGAGATTGGCGGCGATATGGTCGCGGATCATGATCAGCCAGTTACGCTGTTCGTCGGTAAATTTCCTGCCGCTTGCCTCCTGCTGGGCGAGCCAGGCCTTGAAGTTGGCCTCAACCTTTTCCGGAAACGGTACCAGCTCATTCTCCTGATGCATGGCAAAGCGGACCAGGGAAACAAGATCAGTCAAAATATGCGGGGCATTGGCCCCCTTGACCCTGGCCTTTTCCAGAGCCGCATAAGCATCCCAGAGATTATCAACCCGGAAATGGTGCGGCGGCTTTTCGATCCGAGCGGCCAGCTCCTTGATATCCGCAAAACGCAAGCGGCTCTTGTAGGGCCTGCTGTAGAGAACCTGCAGGGCGGTGATCTCGTCGCGGTTGTCGGCCAGAAACTGCTCGAAGGATTGGACCATGGACTTGACCTTTTCCAGGGCCTCGACGGAAAACGCGGCGGAGATCACCTGATCTTCACTGATGTTATCAATGATCTGCTCGTTCTTTCGCTTGACCTCGACCAGGAAGTTGCGGAGCGCCGGATTATGCAGCGGCCTGGTGGCCTCGACAATCAGTTTGACCCCGGCCTGTTTGATCTGCTCTTCGCTGGGCTCGGTGCCGCCGTTATCCTGCCTGGCCCTGTCAATCTGATTGTCGGGCTTGATGGCGGTGACCAGACCCGCGGTCAACTGTTCGATGGTCTTACCATTGGAAAGAAGGGTCACCTGGCGGTCATCCGCAGGGGTTATCTGGCGGCCGATGCGGGCCATGCGGGCGGCAAGGGACGAGATCACATCCGGCTCGGTATTGCCAAGCGCGATCGCCTGCAGGAGTTTTTCGAAACTGACCGTGGGCTTTCTCTCCATGGGCCGGGAATCGGTCTTGTCCATCTCGCAGACGCCGACGCAATCGACAATGATGAAATGGTCCTTGACCCTGGCATCCGGGGTGACCGATTGTAAGTCGCTCTGGTTGATGATCCGGACGCCGCGGCCCTTCATCTGCTCGAAGAAGGAGCGGGAGCGGACGGCCCGCATGAACATGACGATTTCCAGCGGCTTGATGTCGGTGCCGGTGGCGATCATGTCAACGGTAACGGCGATGCGGGGATTGAAGCTGTTGCGGAAGGAGGCGATCAGCTGTTCCGGCGTGCCGCCGGAGGTTCTGTAGGTGATCTTCTGGGCGAAATCGTTGCCCTTGCCAAACTCCTCGCGGATGATCTTGACGATATCCTCGGCGTGGCTGTCGTCTTTCGCGAAGATCAGGGTCTTGGGCACATATTCGCGGCCCGGAAAGATCTCGGTCAGCACCTTGTCGCGAAAGGTTTGGACAATGGTGCGGATTTGGTCGACGGCCACCACATCGCGGTCGAGCTTGTTGGGATCGTACTCGAAATCTTCATCGAGCTTTTCCCAGCGGGTGGTGCGGGTCTCGCGGTCGCGTTTGTCGATATAGTAGCCGGACTCAACCTTGGAGCCTGCTTCGGTGATCCTGGTCTTGATTCGGTAGACATCGTAATTGACGTTGACGCCATCGGCCACGGCCCGTTCGTGATCGTATTCCATCACCAGGTTGCGGTTGAAGAAGCCGAAGGTCTGCTTGGACGGGGTAGCGGTGAGGCCGATGAGAAAAGCGTCGAAATACTCCAGCACCTGCCGCCAGAGGTTGTAGATGGAGCGATGGCATTCATCGGTGATGATGAAATCAAAGGTTTCGATGGGGATATCGGGGTTGTATTCCAGGGGTGGGATTTCCTTGAACAGACTGTCCAGCCCGTGAGGCGATTGGTCCTCGGCCTCTTCGGGGAGCTCTTGGCCCCGGAGCATGGAGTAAAGCCGCTGGATGGTGCAAATGCAGACCTTTGCGGTGGTATCGATGGTGTTGGAGGTGAGGCGCTGGACGATGAACTCCTCGCTGAACTTGTAATTGTTGTAGGGTGAGACGTATTGCTGGAACTCTTTTAAGGTCTGCTTGCCCAGGTTGCCGCGATCGACCAGAAAGAGGACGCGCTTGGCCCCGGCGAACTTGATGAGCCGGTAGATAATGGAAATGGCGGTGAAGGTCTTGCCGCTGCCGGTGGCCATCTGGATCAGCGACCGGGGGCAGTCGCGGGCCAGGGATTTTTCGAGATTTTTGACCGCCTGGATCTGGGCGGGCCAGAAACCGTCTTCGATGAGAGGCGGCATGGTGCGGAGGCGGCCCCGCAGGGTGGAATGCCGGCTGAGATATCCGGAAGTTGCTTCGGCGGTTTGGCTGGGGATTTTCTCTGCTTCCTCGAAAAGATACTCCGGCTTATGAAAGGCGAAGACCTGGCGGGAGCGGGGGGCGGGATCAAGGTTATTGGTAAATCTGGTCTCGTCGCCGGTGGATTCGTAACAAAAGGGCAGCGGTTTGGCCCAGGCAGGGAGGCCGTCGGGCAGGCCGTGGGCGTATTTGTCGGACTGGATCTCAACCCCGGTTAGCGTAGTGCCGGTCTTTTTGGCCTCGATGACGCCTGCGGCCTTGGCGTCCACATAGAGAAGATAATCGGCAAAGCCATGTCCGCTTTTCAGGGGAAATTCACGGATAGCCACGCCCTTGGCGGCAAAGATGTTGGTGTCCTTGACATCCTGAACCAGCCAACCGGCCTGGGTAAGCAGTTGATCTATTTTTTCGCGGGCGTGAATTTCGCAGGTCATGAGTTTTCATTTATCTCATATCATGGTTGCAGCAAGATATTTTTCATTTTTTATCTTTTGTTTTTCCCGCAAGCAAGCTCTGCAGATTGGCAAAGGGGTTGTGGGTGACGGATGATGGCCGCTCACCCGGAATGGTCGGACCATCCTGCCACTCGGATTCCAGGAAGCGAGAATGCTCATTGTCGTGGCAATAGAGGCAGAGCAGCTCCCAGTTGCTGCCGTCCGGGGGGTTGTTGTCGTGGTTGTGGTCCTTGTGGTGGACGGTGAGATCCTTGAGCTTTTTGCCGGAAAATTCCCTGCCGCACTTGGCGCATACCCAGGGAAAAATTTTTAATGCCTGTTCCCGGTAGGTTTTCTGCCGGAGTTCCAGGTCGCGCAGGGCGTCGGTTATTGCCCGGCCCTTGGCGTTTGTTGCGGATAACGCCTGTTTGGTCGTCATGTGTCGATCTCCATTGAAACCAGCATGAAAGAAAGAGCCATAAATGTCAATATTGTTGACGTATTGGTCGCCACGGCCGGAAACGAAAAAAAGAGATTTCCTGTTTGAGCTCGATCTGATGAATGGTATGATTCACAGGGAAGCGATTTTTTGTCTGCCCGCACAATTCATCCTCCGGAGTCCAATTGATGAAGCCGCTTATCGACACCCAGGAATTTCTTTCTCTTTCGTCTTTTCTAAATTACCAGCTCGCCGGCGAACCTGTCAACTGGCGGGGTATTCTTAACCTGATGGGGGGGGAGGCCCTGGAGCAGGACGAGATGTCGGAGGGTTTCCTTCTGGAGGCGCTCGAGTATCTCGGCGACGCTTACGGGAAACAGAAACGCCGCCTTGGCCCTCTTGCCATTCTTCATCCGATCCGTGCTTCAACCCTACTGGCCAGGGCCTGTGACCAGCCCAGCACCCTCAATCTGCTCTGCGCCCTTTTTCATGACAAAGAGGAGGATCTCACCTCGGAAAAATACAGCCCGGAAATCTGGAGCCGCCTTGATGCCAAGTTTCATCATCTGCTGGAAAAAATAGATGCCGGGGCGAACTGGTTTCTCAACGAGCGGATCGCCTTTCTGGCCAAGCCGCAAGGGCAGAATTATACCGCATATCTGGGCCGGTTGCTGGAGAAGGCAAAAGAGTCTCCGGAACTGGCCATGGTGAAGCTGGCTGACAGGCTGGACAACACCCTTGATCTGCGGGTTGATCTGCAGGATTCCGCCGACCGCCCCCACTGTTTCCAGGTCATCTTTGATATTCTTTTTGTCAATTCCTACAAGGGGCGGCACCCCGGCAGGCCTCATCCGGCGACCGGCAGGATAAACGGCGCCATGCGGCTCTATCAGCTTTATAAAAACTCGGTTTTTCTTTCCATGCTGCGCAGTGAAAAGGTGCCTCTGTCTGACGGCGCGCGCAAGCTGTTCTACTCGCTGGCCGTTGCCGGCATTCGTGAGGCGCAGACCATTCTGCTGCATATTTTTTCCTATCACGTAAAGGAGCCGAGTGCGCAGCGGTCTATTCTGTTCGAGGCCATGGAGTATTCCCACAGCGGAGGATTCGAGGCGATCAGGGAAGAAGGGCCCAATGAACTGGACGGCCTGTTTCGCAAATATTTTGTTTATGACGATTCGGAAAGCAAAAAAAGGTGCCAGGCTGATCTGTATGAAAACAAAAGGCTGATGGCGCTGGTCGCCGTATCTTTTCTCATTATCTTTGCTAATTTCATCAACAGTGACGACTATGTGATTCAAGGCATCTCCGCCGCCGGCATCATCCCGCAGAAATGAGGGGCCGTTCTTCCGGCATGCCGGTGCGGATTTATCCGGGGAGCTGGTAGCGGCGCATGCGGACACTGATCAGGATGCCGATGCCGGCCATGGTGGTCAACAGCGAGGAGCCTCCATAGCTGAAAAGGGGCAGGGGCATTCCCACCACCGGGAGCATGCCCATGACCATGGCGAGGTTGATGAAGGCCTGCCAGAAGATGAGCGAGACGACGCCGATGCAGAGCAGGGTGCCGAATTTATCCCGGGAGGAGACGGCGCTGTTTAATCCCCAGAGAATCAGGAAAAAGTAGGCGGACAGGAAGATGACCGAGCCGACAAAGCCGAACTCTTCCGCCCAGATGGAAAAGGCGAAGTCGGTGTGGCGTTCGGGCAGAAAGTCGAGATGTCCCTGGGTGCCGGCGAGAAAGCCCTTGCCGAAGGTAAGCCCGCTGCCCACGGCGATTTTTGACTGAAGGATGTGATAGCCGCTGCTGAGCGGATCGGCTTCAGGGTTGAGAAACGTTTCAATGCGCTGTTTCTGGTAGGGCTTCAGGACGAATTTCCAGGCAAAGGGAATCAGGGAGGCGCACACTCCCAGCAGGATGCTCAAGGTCTGCCATTTCAGTTTGACAAAGAGGGTGAGGGAAACAAAAATGAAACCCAGCATCAGCGCCGTGCCGAGGTCCGGCTGCTTGAGAATCAGCAGAAAGGGGACAAGGGTCAGCGTAATGGGTGCGATCAGTTCTCGCAGGGTGAAGCCCTTGTCCGTATCCATGCGCGAGTAATAACTTGCCAGGGTGATGACCAGCATGAGCTTGGCGGGTTCCGACGGCTGCAGGTTGAAGAAACCGAGATCTATCCAGCGCTGGGCGCCCATCTGGGTCTTGCCGAGAACCAAGGCATACAGTAGCACCAGGCAGGTGACGCCGTAAATGGTATAATTCCAGGACATGAGGTGGCGGTAGTCGATACTGATAATGGCCAGAATCAGCCCCATTCCCATGATGAAATAATAGAGCTGTTTCAAATAAACCGGGGTGCCCGTGGGTTTCCCCGGATAAACGGCGCTGTAAAGGTTCATCAGGCACATGCCGGCGATAAGCGTCAGCCAGAGCAGGATGACCCAGTCGAAATGCTGGAGAAGTCTGCGGTCAAAACGTAACATGGTCTCTCGGTCTCTCTCCTTGCGGGAAGGATGACGGTCAATTTTCCAGTTCTGCTGGAGCCTCTTCCTCTGCCGCGATTATTTCCTTGAAATATTCTTCCAGCACTTTTTTGGCAATGGGTCCGGCGGCTGATCCGCCATGGCCCCCATGCTCGACAAGAACCGTGACGGCGATTTCCGGTTTGTCGGCCGGGGCAAAACAGGTAAACCAGGCATGGTCCCGGTACTTTCGGGGCATGGCGTCTTCCGTCATGCTCTTGAATTTTGCCATGCGGACAACCTGGGCGGTGCCGGTCTTGCCGCCGACAAGTATTTTGTCGAGTTTTGCGCTGCCGCCGGTGCCGTGGCGGTCGTTGACCGTTGAGATCATGCCTTGCATGATCAACGCAAGGGATGACTTCGTTCCGAGTACCTCGCCCAGCAATTCCGGTTCCACGTCTTTTAGGGTGGTGCCGTCCGGATTTTTTATCGTTTCAAGCAGCAGGGGCCTGTAGAGCTTGCCGCCATTGACGACCGCCGCGGTCATGCGGCAGATTTGCAAGGGGGTGGCAAGATTGAACCCTTGGCCGATGGCAACGGACAGGGTTTCGCCATCCTGCCAGCGCTCCTTTTTTTTCTCTTTTTTCCAGGCGGACGTGGGGACAAGCCCCGGCTTTTCGTGTTCCAGCACGATTCCCGTGGTCCGGCCGAGGCCGAGGGATTGAGCATAGGCAGCCAGCCGGTCAACGCCGAGTTTCATGCCCACCTGGTAGAAATAGACATCGCAGGACTCGGCGATGGCCCGGTTGAGGCTGACCGCGCCGTGACCGCTATTTTTCCAGCAGCCGTAGCGTCGGTTGTAAACATGAAGTCCTCCGTTGCAGTAAAAAACAGTATCCGGGGTGATAATTTTTTCCGTCAATCCGCCCAGGGCGGTGATAAGTTTGTAGGTCGAACCGGGCGGATACTGGCCCTGAATGGTTTTGTCGATCAGGGGGCGAAGAGGGTCATTAAGGTGTTTTTGCCAGTTTTTGCTGGAAATGCCGCCTATGAATTCGGCCAGCTGCAAGGGTGGGGAACTGGCGAGGGCCAGCAGTTTGCCGGTATGCACCTCCATGACCACCACTGCTCCGCCGAAACCATCGAGGGCCTTTTCCGCGGTTTGCTGCAGATCGATATCGATGGTCAACTGCAGGTCGTTGCCGGGCAGAGGGTCCTGGTGCTGCAGTTCCTGCTGCTCAAAGCCAAGCACGTCAACTTCCAGATACCGATGTCCCTTTTCGCCGTGCAGATCTTTTTCGAAAAGCTTTTCGATACCCATTTTCCCCACCGGATCACCGCCGCGATACTCGGCATATTCCGGGAGTTCCATTTCTTTCTTGCTGATCTGGCCGATGTAGCCGATCATGTGCGAGGCCATGTTGGCGTAGAGATAGTCACGACTCGGGACTGCGTCGATGCGCACGCCGGGCAGGTCAAAATGATGATTTTCGATGTACACCAAGGTTTTCCAGTCAATATCCTCTTTGATCAGGATGGGCATGTACCGGGGCTGGTCCGCAGCTTCGCGGACGCGGTCAAGCAGTGCGGAAATATCTTCATTTAAGATCTGGGCAAGCTGCTTGATCACCTCGTCGGGATTCGGCGCATCTTCCTTGGTCCACAGGAGATTGAAATAGGGCCGGTTGGTGATGATGACGCGACCATGGCGGTCCAGGATATTGCCGCGGGGAGCCTGTATCTGCTGAATCCTGATGCGGTTGTTTTCCGCCAGTTTGACATATTCGTCTCCCTTCTTTATCTGCAGAAACCAGAGTCGGGCGACAAGCACGGCAATGAAGACAATAACGACGGCCGTGGCGACATCAACCCGTTTTTTCAGGACAAGGAGTTCTTCCTCGTCGATTTTGTTAATTCTTTCAAGCGGTCTGCGTATTCGCGGCATGATGTTACGTCAAGAAGAGTCCGGTTATTCCCGGAAGGTGTTTTTTGATTTCGGACGTTGAAAAAAGATAACCGCCCGCCTGGGGGTGAGCCAAGAGTCCAGCGCGTCGAACAGGGCAAAAAGGGGCGGCATGAAAAGGGAAATCATAAGCATCTGCAGCAGAATTTTTATCCAGTTCCAGGAAAGTTCGTTTTCCGGAGCGAGAAAGGTGGCGAAAGTAAAAAGCACGGTGTTGACCAGCAGATAACAAGAAAGCACCAGGGGAAACCGATGGGCTGTTTCATGAATTGCAAGTTTTCTCGCCACTGCTTTCAGGAGAGCAAAAAGCAACAAATAGGTTACGGGATAAATGCCGAGGAAGATCCCGGAAAAAATATCCATGATCAGGCCGAGGAGCAGGAGAAGGACCGCACCCCGGTAAATATCGAATCGCAACGCAACAAAGACGATGAGTACGAAAAGCGGATCAGGGCGGCCCATCCAGTCAGGCAGGGACGGCAGCAGCGACGTCTGCAGAATGAGGAGCAGAACCGCAATGAGAAAGTAGGATAGGACTGCCATGACTTAATGGTATTGACTATTGAGATCCCGACCGGCAAGGGAATTTTCGTGCATGATGATCAAAAGGAATTCCAGCTGGGAAAAATCAACCGCCGGCTCAATGTCGATTTTCTGAAACATGCCGCGTTTGCTTTTGGTCACCTGGGAAACGGTACCCACCGGCAAGCCTTTCGGGAAAATGTCGCCGAGGCCGGAGGTGACGATGATATCTCCCTTTTCCACGTCCGCGTTTTTTAAAACATAAAGAAGATTGAAGCCGTTGCCGCCGTTGCCTTTCAGGATTCCCTGCACCCTGTTTTTCTGGACAAGAACATCGATCGCGCTGTTCGGGTCATTGGCAAGAAGGACTTTTGCATAATTCGGCGACGACTCAAGAATCTGGCCGACAACTCCTTCCACTGTTACCACGGGCATTCCCTTTTCAACTCCCTCGCTGCTTCCCCGGTCAATAATAATTGTGCGGAACCAGAGGGAGGGATCCCTGCCTATTATCTGGGCGGTGAGGGTAGGCGGGGGAAGCGTTTCCTTCATCTGCAGCAGTTTGCTTAAGCGGACATTGGTAGCCACCGCTTCGCGATGCTTGATGTTCATGGCCTTGTATTTCTCAAGCTCGGTAATGAGCTTCTCGTTTTCATCACGGACATCAAGCAGTGCGATGTAGTTGGACCAGACTCCGGCAATGCCGTCGGCAATGGTCGTCACGACATACTGGCCTTTGCCGATAAGGTCCAGCCCCAGCCGCTGCGGGGCATTTAACTCTTGCCGGCCGACGGTTGAAACGATGAGGATGAGGATGAAAGTCAGGATGGAACCGAAGAGAAGGTAGAGCTTAAGCTGCTTCGATGTTTTCTTTTTTTTTCTCATTAGGGTATCAGTTTACCATCACCTCTTTGAGAACATCGATGTTTTCCAGCGCCTTGCCGGAACCGAGCACCACGGACGAAAGCGGGTCGTCGGCGATGATGATCGGCAGCCCTGTTTCCTGCTTCAGGCGTTTGTCGAGATTGCGGAGCAACGCGCCTCCGCCGGTCAGCACGATTCCCTGGTCGACGATGTCGGCCGACAGCTCCGGCGGAGTCAGTTCCAGGGCCATTTTCACCGTCTCAATAATGGCATCGACCTGCTCGGCAATGGCCAGATTGATTTCGCCGGAATCGATTGTCAGTGTTTTGGGAACGCCGGAAACCAGATCCCGGCCCTTGATATCCATGGTTTCATAGGGCGGTTCCGGCATGACGTCGGCAATGGTGGTTTTGATCACCTCGGCGGAATGCTCGCCGATGGCCAGGTTGTGTTTGCGCTTGATGTGCTGGAGAATGGCATCATCCATCTTGTCGCCGGCTACCCGGACGGATTTGGCGTATACGATACCGGCCAGGGAGATGACGGCGACCTCGGTGGTGCCGCCGCCGATATCGACAATCATATTGGCTGTCGGTTCGGTGATGGGCAGCCCCGCACCGATGGCCGCGGCCATCGGTTCTTCAATAAGATAGACCTCGCGCGCGCCGGCGGATTCGGCGGATTCGCGCACCGCTCTTTTTTCGACTTGGGTTATGCCGGAGGGGACGCTGATAATGATGCGCGGATGGACCAGGGTCCTGCGATTGTGAACCTTGTTGATGAAATAACGGAGCATGGCTTCGGTGACTTCAAAGTCGGCGATGACGCCATCCTTGATCGGACGGATGGCAACTATGTTGCCGGGGGTTCGGCCGAGCATCATTTTCGCCTCTTTTCCCACCGCCAGAACCTTGTTGCTGCGATGGTCCTTGCGGACGGCGACAACGGAAGGTTCGCGCAGGACGATCCCTTTTCCCTTGACATAAACAAGAGTGTTGGCGGTTCCAAGGTCAATGGCCAGGTCATTGGACAGCCAGCCGAATAATGAGTCAAAAGGAGAAAACATTAATGTGCTCCCAAGGGGGTTGAATTTCAGAAATTTTCATGAGACAATCTGCCGCCGTTCCATGGAATGTCTTGTGATTAATGGAACCAATACGTGGCGGTCTTAAAAATAAAGTTTGCTTGTCCGCAACGTACGGCCTATCGGAGGTGCAAGATTCCGTGCAATGGCCGGCTCGGAATCAGGCGGAATCCACTGTCTTCTCATCGGGGGGAAGTTTGTCGAATCCATCAATCATGTCGCAAAACCAATCAATATAAGCGATTGCTTATCCTTAAAACATTGAATTTTAGCAAAAAAAAATATTGTTAGCAAGAGAAATGCCCCCGTTTGCTCAATTAGTTTATTGGCACTATGTGGTAGTTGGGTGTCGCGGAAAAAATACTTGACAGCCACTGTTGTGAACGATTATATGGGAGCACAAATTTCAGTGGAGTGGGGCTATAGCTCAGCTGGGAGAGCGCTTGAATGGCATTCAAGAGGTCAGCGGTTCGATCCCGCTTAGCTCCACCAATCTTTATTTCATGCCAAGCTCCGGTTTCCCGGGGTGTCAAATCCGAATTTCGGGTAGGGTTTTTATCTCACATCGCCAGGATATGATCTTTCATTCGGGGAGGGCTTTTTAAAAGTTTTTCCTTATAGTGAAGATAAAGCCTCTGCCGGTACTCAAGAATTGGCCTTCTTTCCGCCGCAGAGGCTTTTTTTTCTTTTTATCGGAGTTTGTTCATGTCTTCGAGCCAGAATCCCGCCGACAGCACTGTAAAAAATCTCAATAAGCAGGTAACCGATGAAGCGATTCTCAAGGTGACCAAGGAGATAATCGTCAAATTTATTGAGGTTGGCCGGCTTTCTCCAGCCAATTTTGATGAGACGTTTGAGCAGGTCCATCAGACAGTTCTGCGAGCCGTCCGGTCATGACGCACGGCCGGCAAACCGCTGAACTTTTACCCGAGCTTAATTATTTCCCGGAAAGTACCTCTCGTATCCACCTGATGGGTATCTGCGGCACCGGCATGGCCGCCGTGGCTGGCATGCTCAAAAGCCGGGGATACACCGTCACCGGCTCGGACAGCCATGTCTATCCGCCCATGAGTGATTTTCTGGCGCAGTGCGGCATTCCGATCATGGAGGGCTATCGCCCGGAAAATCTTGAGTCGCGACCTGATCTGGTGGTTGTCGGCAATGTGATTACCCGCAAAAATCCTGAAGCCCTTGAACTCGCCCGCCTTTCCATTCCTTATCTTTCCTTCCCGCAACTCTTGGGCCATCGTTTTCTGGCTGACAAAAAATCTCTTGTGGTGGCGGGGACTCACGGCAAGACGACAACCTCATCACTTCTCGCTACCATGCTGCATGGCGCGGGGCTTGATCCCGGTTTCATGATCGGCGGCATTGTCCAGGCCTTTGGTAAAAATTTCAAGGTGGGCGACGGTCTCTATTTTGTTGTCGAAGGGGACGAATACGATACCGCCTTTTTCGATAAGGGGCCGAAGTTTCTTCATTATCAGCCGCATATTGCCATCATTACCAGTATTGAATTCGATCATGCCGACATTTATGCGGATCTTGAAGCGGTTAAAGAGTCTTTTCGCCGGCTTGTGGCTATCATGCCGCCGGACGGCTGTTTGATTGCCTGTCTTGATGATCCTGTCGTGCGCGAAATCGTCGCTGCCGCTCCCTGCCGCGTATCTGGTTATGGTGAGGGGGATGGAAATGAATGGCGGCTCGTTCATGTGCAATGCTCACGGCAGGGAACCTCCTTTTCCGTTTTGCGGAAAGGGGAGTCGTTCGGTTCTTTTGTCACCTCCATGCCCGGCCGGCATAATTGCCTCAATGCCCTTGCGGTGATTGCCGTGCTTGATTCCCTGGGGCTTTCCCCTGCTGTTATCCGGCGGGAATTACAGGCATTTACCGGGGTCAGGAGACGTCAGGAAGTCAGAGGGGTCGTGTCCGGTGTGACGGTGATCGATGATTTTGCCCATCATCCCACCGCGGTGCGGGAGACCCTTGCCGCGTTGCGGTCGGTTTACGCCGGCCAGCGGTTGCTTGCTGTTTTTGAACCACGGACCAACTCGAGTCGACGGCGGGTGTTTCAGCAGGATTATGTCGGGGCCTTTGATGCGGCGGACCTGGTGCTGGTCAAGGAACCCGATGCCCTGGCCGCCGTTCCCGAAGGGCAACGTTTTTCCGCCCGGGAGTTGGTTGATGATCTGCGGAGTCGGGGGGTGGACAGTCATTATTTCCCCGGCACCGATCATATACTTCTTCATCTTGCCGCCAATCTCCGTGCCGGCGATGTTGTGGCCATTTTGTCAAACGGTGGTTTCGACAACATTCACGAACGTCTCCTGCTGCAGCTCGAATCCTCTCGTACGTAAAGCACCACTCCTATCCCCGTATCTCTACGGATTTTTCAATGCCTGCCACCACAATGTCGTTTTGTGCAAAAGCACGAAACGTGCACGCATTCTTTACGTTTATTTGAAATAATTATGAACTGTTGCATGATGTGAAGCAATGCGTGGCGTGGAGTGTGTGCTAATTCGGAAATGTGTGAATAGTCATTCATTTTTTGCTTGACATAGGCTGGTCTATGGGATAAAAACGGCTGGAAGTATGCAACAATTATGTTGTGTGCGACCAAAAGAGTCGGCCTGTGACGGCCAAATCCACCAAATTTTAGGTGTAGGGCGCATGATCCCTGCATTTGCGATTCGCCCGGTAGTATTCATAAGGGGCGAACAAAGGAGCCGCATCGTGGAACAGCAATCTCTCTTGGATCTTCTTTATATTGCCGCTTTTACACTTTGCGGTCTCGGTTTCGGCTTCGGCCCCCTCCTCATTGTTTATTTCTTTGCACCCCGTGGAACCCGGCAAATCGTCAACAAGACAAGAATTCCTATTGAGTGCGGCATGTTGACCATCGGTCCAGCCTGGATTCGTTATGGAATTCTTTATTATCTTTATGCCTTGATGTTTCTGGCCTTTGATGTTGATGTGCTGTTTCTTTTCCCGGTGGCCGCTGTTTATAACGATTTCCCTGGTATGCGGGGTTTTGTCGAGATAGTTTTATTTGTCGGAATTCTTTCACTGGCGATTGTTTATGCATGGAATAAGGGAGTGTTCAAGTGGGAACGGAAAGTATACCAACAGTAGAGAGTGCTATCCCCTCGGCATTGGTGCAGTTTCATCAATTGGATAAACTGCGTATGTTGGCCAGGGCGAACTCATTGTGGCCCATGACCTTCGGCTTGGCCTGCT
This region of Desulfobulbaceae bacterium DB1 genomic DNA includes:
- a CDS encoding rod shape-determining protein MreD, whose translation is MAVLSYFLIAVLLLILQTSLLPSLPDWMGRPDPLFVLIVFVALRFDIYRGAVLLLLLGLIMDIFSGIFLGIYPVTYLLLFALLKAVARKLAIHETAHRFPLVLSCYLLVNTVLFTFATFLAPENELSWNWIKILLQMLMISLFMPPLFALFDALDSWLTPRRAVIFFQRPKSKNTFRE
- a CDS encoding UDP-N-acetylmuramate:L-alanyl-gamma-D-glutamyl-meso-diaminopimelate ligase translates to MTHGRQTAELLPELNYFPESTSRIHLMGICGTGMAAVAGMLKSRGYTVTGSDSHVYPPMSDFLAQCGIPIMEGYRPENLESRPDLVVVGNVITRKNPEALELARLSIPYLSFPQLLGHRFLADKKSLVVAGTHGKTTTSSLLATMLHGAGLDPGFMIGGIVQAFGKNFKVGDGLYFVVEGDEYDTAFFDKGPKFLHYQPHIAIITSIEFDHADIYADLEAVKESFRRLVAIMPPDGCLIACLDDPVVREIVAAAPCRVSGYGEGDGNEWRLVHVQCSRQGTSFSVLRKGESFGSFVTSMPGRHNCLNALAVIAVLDSLGLSPAVIRRELQAFTGVRRRQEVRGVVSGVTVIDDFAHHPTAVRETLAALRSVYAGQRLLAVFEPRTNSSRRRVFQQDYVGAFDAADLVLVKEPDALAAVPEGQRFSARELVDDLRSRGVDSHYFPGTDHILLHLAANLRAGDVVAILSNGGFDNIHERLLLQLESSRT
- a CDS encoding NADH dehydrogenase translates to MEQQSLLDLLYIAAFTLCGLGFGFGPLLIVYFFAPRGTRQIVNKTRIPIECGMLTIGPAWIRYGILYYLYALMFLAFDVDVLFLFPVAAVYNDFPGMRGFVEIVLFVGILSLAIVYAWNKGVFKWERKVYQQ
- a CDS encoding rod shape-determining protein (functions in MreBCD complex in some organisms); its protein translation is MFSPFDSLFGWLSNDLAIDLGTANTLVYVKGKGIVLREPSVVAVRKDHRSNKVLAVGKEAKMMLGRTPGNIVAIRPIKDGVIADFEVTEAMLRYFINKVHNRRTLVHPRIIISVPSGITQVEKRAVRESAESAGAREVYLIEEPMAAAIGAGLPITEPTANMIVDIGGGTTEVAVISLAGIVYAKSVRVAGDKMDDAILQHIKRKHNLAIGEHSAEVIKTTIADVMPEPPYETMDIKGRDLVSGVPKTLTIDSGEINLAIAEQVDAIIETVKMALELTPPELSADIVDQGIVLTGGGALLRNLDKRLKQETGLPIIIADDPLSSVVLGSGKALENIDVLKEVMVN
- a CDS encoding rod shape-determining protein MreC, giving the protein MRKKKKTSKQLKLYLLFGSILTFILILIVSTVGRQELNAPQRLGLDLIGKGQYVVTTIADGIAGVWSNYIALLDVRDENEKLITELEKYKAMNIKHREAVATNVRLSKLLQMKETLPPPTLTAQIIGRDPSLWFRTIIIDRGSSEGVEKGMPVVTVEGVVGQILESSPNYAKVLLANDPNSAIDVLVQKNRVQGILKGNGGNGFNLLYVLKNADVEKGDIIVTSGLGDIFPKGLPVGTVSQVTKSKRGMFQKIDIEPAVDFSQLEFLLIIMHENSLAGRDLNSQYH